In Negativicutes bacterium, one DNA window encodes the following:
- a CDS encoding NADH-quinone oxidoreductase subunit L, whose protein sequence is MLHVIAEFLQVNNHLLLCMVGLPIISGSLLWLFRKQTVLQAVTAAAAAIANLVFSFSLYTSAEFSAKLPFTAFGFEFSLRSYAFSTFFLTFTAAMFCLIALYTVANLSRVSYQGLYLFYLYLSLALINGAMLADHLGILLFFWEGLLCTLFGILLINNQEHPAAAVKALTISGSADLLLMFGIILTTYLAGTANLSQISKLPIQGIGIVGFLCLMFGAIGKAGSMPFHSWIPNASDDAPTVFMVAFPASLEKILGIYLAARIVLGVYAFVPGGLMSILMMSVGTATIVFAVAMALIQKDMKRLLSYHAISQLGYMVLGIGSGLPVGIIGGLFHLVNNALYKTGLFMISGSIERNAGTIDLHQLSGLRKKMPITALCFLIFAFSIAGFPGFNGFFSKELIFDAALEIHPVFYLGALLGALMTALSFLKIGRSLFFGKLQLPKGKKDIKETKLGMLIPIVILAALCLLFGLGNSLPLDRLLGPVLGYEESFSGWPHSAVLVAISVAVLCLATADHIYGAKRTGSALTAADHIHNAAGLKQIYYWAEKGIFDPYRWLLAITGGFSFVCLKIEYGVSWVYDIGVPGLVTAVGTALHRFDNGSLPRYLALAIVGLALITLLFLITLPS, encoded by the coding sequence ATGCTGCATGTCATCGCTGAATTTCTTCAAGTGAACAATCATCTCCTGCTCTGTATGGTCGGGCTGCCGATCATCAGCGGCAGTTTACTCTGGCTTTTCCGCAAGCAAACGGTCCTGCAGGCAGTTACCGCGGCGGCGGCAGCGATCGCTAATCTGGTTTTTTCGTTTAGCTTATATACTTCCGCTGAATTTTCTGCGAAACTGCCGTTTACGGCGTTCGGCTTTGAATTTTCTCTGCGTTCCTATGCCTTTTCCACCTTTTTCCTGACTTTTACGGCAGCCATGTTCTGTCTGATTGCCCTCTATACGGTAGCCAATCTCAGCCGTGTGTCTTATCAGGGCCTTTATCTCTTCTATCTTTATCTCAGTCTTGCCCTGATCAACGGAGCAATGCTCGCCGATCACCTCGGTATTCTATTGTTTTTCTGGGAAGGACTTCTCTGCACCTTGTTCGGAATTCTCTTGATCAACAATCAGGAACATCCCGCTGCGGCAGTCAAGGCGCTGACGATTTCCGGTTCGGCAGATCTATTGCTGATGTTTGGTATCATTCTCACCACTTATCTGGCAGGAACAGCTAATCTCAGCCAAATCAGCAAGCTGCCGATCCAGGGGATCGGAATCGTAGGGTTTCTCTGCCTGATGTTCGGTGCCATCGGCAAAGCAGGCAGCATGCCGTTTCACAGCTGGATACCAAACGCCTCCGATGACGCGCCGACCGTTTTCATGGTTGCCTTCCCGGCGTCTTTAGAAAAGATACTGGGCATCTATTTGGCTGCCAGAATTGTCTTGGGTGTTTATGCTTTCGTGCCCGGTGGTCTGATGAGTATCCTCATGATGAGCGTAGGGACTGCCACAATTGTTTTCGCCGTCGCCATGGCCTTGATTCAGAAAGATATGAAACGTCTCTTATCCTATCACGCCATCAGCCAGCTCGGTTATATGGTTTTGGGGATTGGATCGGGTCTGCCGGTTGGTATCATTGGCGGTTTATTCCATTTGGTCAATAACGCGCTCTATAAAACCGGCTTGTTTATGATTTCAGGCAGTATTGAACGGAATGCCGGCACGATTGATTTACATCAGTTGAGCGGATTACGCAAAAAAATGCCGATTACCGCACTTTGCTTTTTGATTTTTGCCTTCTCCATAGCGGGATTTCCCGGATTTAATGGTTTCTTCTCGAAAGAATTGATTTTTGATGCGGCTTTGGAGATCCATCCTGTTTTCTACCTGGGAGCACTGTTGGGTGCTTTGATGACGGCTCTGTCTTTTTTGAAGATCGGACGCTCTTTATTCTTTGGCAAGCTGCAGCTGCCAAAAGGCAAAAAGGATATCAAAGAAACGAAGCTGGGTATGTTAATTCCAATCGTTATTCTGGCTGCCCTTTGTCTGCTCTTCGGCTTGGGAAATTCTCTGCCGCTCGACCGTCTGTTAGGACCTGTCTTAGGTTATGAGGAATCTTTTTCCGGCTGGCCTCATTCCGCTGTGCTGGTTGCGATCTCAGTGGCTGTCTTATGCCTGGCAACAGCGGACCATATCTACGGAGCGAAGCGGACGGGCAGCGCCTTGACCGCGGCCGATCATATCCATAATGCGGCAGGATTGAAACAAATCTACTACTGGGCGGAAAAGGGAATTTTCGATCCGTATCGTTGGCTGCTGGCAATCACCGGCGGGTTTTCCTTTGTTTGTCTCAAAATAGAATACGGTGTGAGTTGGGTATATGATATTGGGGTTCCCGGTTTGGTTACGGCAGTCGGAACGGCTCTCCATCGTTTCGACAATGGCAGCCTGCCCCGTTATCTGGCTTTGGCAATTGTTGGGCTTGCTTTGATTACACTGTTGTTCTTAATCACGCTGCCATCATGA